In Mercenaria mercenaria strain notata unplaced genomic scaffold, MADL_Memer_1 contig_3581, whole genome shotgun sequence, the following proteins share a genomic window:
- the LOC128553197 gene encoding uncharacterized protein LOC128553197 isoform X1: MKHEEGQTLIIICNRNESGLLTTAVEKCLKNIDQEIYKRIILIVLHVTRQDTLPRLSSRGELQSIKLYSRIGRVIDMGFESDTIYSCRTNDCAFKEIIDFCLEYGSTSNNTVIQSTVERKIDLQHCNVSNSINESTRRPTYIYIIVPSNTNAVTRFIEAFNEKLKTTGIVLKQKQINDVSDLDQDQCLILLCNASSRIESDIEGCLADNIHAVVYIKRMILIVLHVVRKGREPKEYTRKKLENSTCSEKLSSFHSVIDMAFTTDDGIYECAMNEKAFFDLESIFVDLPATEIKAAK; the protein is encoded by the exons ATGAAACACGAAGAGGGACAGACTTTAATTATAATATGTAACAGAAACGAATCTGGTTTGCTAACTACCGCAGTTGAAAAATGCCTCAAGAATATCGATC AGGAAATCTACAAAAGAATCATTCTGATCGTATTACATGTTACGAGGCAAGATACACTTCCAAGACTGTCTTCGAGAGGCGAACTGCAAAGTATCAAGCTCTACAGCAGAATTGGTAGGGTAATAGATATGGGTTTCGAGAGTGACACAATTTATTCCTGCAGAACAAATGATTGTGCCTTTAAAGAAATAATAGACTTTTGTTTGGAATACGGTTCAACATCGAACAACACCGTTATACAGTCTACTGTGGAGAGAAAAATCGATTTACAGCACTGCAATGTTAGCAATAGCATTAATG AATCGACGCGTCGTCCCACGTACATTTACATAATTGTTCCATCGAATACAAATGCAGTAACACGTTTCATTGAAGCTTTCAACGAGAAACTAAAGACGACAGGAATTGTGCTTAAACAAAAGCAAATTAATGATGTCAGTGATCTTGACCAAGACCAGTGCTTAATATTACTTTGCAATGCCTCATCACGCATTGAATCCGACATTGAAGGATGTTTAGCTGATAATATAC ATGCTGTCGTCTACATCAAAAGAATGATTCTTATAGTTTTGCACGTGGTTCGAAAAGGCCGGGAACCAAAGGAATACACAAGGAAAAAACTGGAAAATAGCACTTGTTCCGAAAAGTTGAGTTCTTTTCATTCAGTAATTGACATGGCATTTACCACAGATGATGGAATATACGAATGCGCTATGAACGAAAAAGCTTTTTTCGATCTTGAAAGCATTTTCGTTGACCTTCCCGCTACTGAAATTAAAGCAGCTAAATAA
- the LOC128553197 gene encoding uncharacterized protein LOC128553197 isoform X2: MGNMSTLFCDLINNSDEKAGFERTNSNSRRTESTRRPTYIYIIVPSNTNAVTRFIEAFNEKLKTTGIVLKQKQINDVSDLDQDQCLILLCNASSRIESDIEGCLADNIHAVVYIKRMILIVLHVVRKGREPKEYTRKKLENSTCSEKLSSFHSVIDMAFTTDDGIYECAMNEKAFFDLESIFVDLPATEIKAAK; encoded by the exons ATGGGAAATATGTCTACTTTATTTTGT GACTTAATAAACAACAGTGACGAGAAAGCCGGCTTTGAAAGAACGAATTCCAATAGTCGAAGGACAG AATCGACGCGTCGTCCCACGTACATTTACATAATTGTTCCATCGAATACAAATGCAGTAACACGTTTCATTGAAGCTTTCAACGAGAAACTAAAGACGACAGGAATTGTGCTTAAACAAAAGCAAATTAATGATGTCAGTGATCTTGACCAAGACCAGTGCTTAATATTACTTTGCAATGCCTCATCACGCATTGAATCCGACATTGAAGGATGTTTAGCTGATAATATAC ATGCTGTCGTCTACATCAAAAGAATGATTCTTATAGTTTTGCACGTGGTTCGAAAAGGCCGGGAACCAAAGGAATACACAAGGAAAAAACTGGAAAATAGCACTTGTTCCGAAAAGTTGAGTTCTTTTCATTCAGTAATTGACATGGCATTTACCACAGATGATGGAATATACGAATGCGCTATGAACGAAAAAGCTTTTTTCGATCTTGAAAGCATTTTCGTTGACCTTCCCGCTACTGAAATTAAAGCAGCTAAATAA